Genomic window (Heptranchias perlo isolate sHepPer1 chromosome 11, sHepPer1.hap1, whole genome shotgun sequence):
TACATTTGAACCATTTTCAGCCTGCGCAGAACCTTCTCTTTCGCCCTCACTTCTCTCTGcagctgttccttctccacaagAAGCTGCTGCTGTTCAGGACTCACAGTCAAAGGGTAAAGCCTTGGGGACTTTGCTGGAGCCCGGACATTTCGTATGGCTGTGCGAGAGGGtccatcccccttcccctccGCGTCCACCTCAGGCCGATCATCCGGCATCTTATTGCAATGGCTCTCTGTCCGCCTGTTCACGCCAGCCTGAGCAGAATGAGCTTCACCAGCGAACTGGCTGTTACAGTCAGCGGGTGGGTCTGTACTTCCATCACCTTCACCCTGACAATCAATCTTTAGCCGCTTTGGCACGATGAAAGGAGAGTCAAAGGAACGGCGCGATTTCTTCAGCCGCTCTTGGAGAGTGGCACTCATTGGCGTTTTTGCTGTTGTGTCATTGTGTGCTGGGGTCTGAACGTCTGACCCTAATCGGTCTACGGAGGAGGACCCACAAGGGGTACTGAAGTTCACACTCTCCATACTTGCACTCGATTCCTCTGAAATGCTCTGCCGTCCAGCCACGCGGTGCCGCCGCTAAATTCACGGTTTTATTTCCTCATTTTGCGAGAATCCAACACCCCAGGCCTCTTTCACGCACaaggcagacttaagggctggttccttggagacaaaggataccccctgcagatgtggctcatgacacctctgagaaaccccatcagcaaGGCAGCAGCAGttcaacgacagtcacatcaccaccaggtctgtcgttgaacaagccattggaatgctcaagatgcgcttcaggtgcctggatcgatttgggagatcccttcagtactcactgacgagggtgtgtagaataatagtcgtgtgttgcatcctgcacaacatcactcagcagagagggttagaggTGGATGAGGTCCTATGCGCTCATGAAACATccacacctgccatcaacattgaagaagacgaggaggaggaggaggagggggacaatgggtaacccatcagcagagcagcgtctcacctggctgctcatgatgccagggagtcatttATATTTGCTAGATTCTcaaaaggagatctgcaaagtgaagatagtcaagttctcagaccacctggaatgaccaccatcaccagcccccccaccctccgtttgcacaaaacagtccttcaaccacgcatacacccttgtaaacgtgcccaatgggtggcatcaagtctcgccgttcatgatgaggcACATACAAGAGCGCTTTcacgaaagggactcaagaatggacaagacatggcagtgctggtgacaagtatgacatttattgtgaatttaacaaaaaacaaagagaaatgaaaaacatgacatttagtcagacacccttgtgtacacccttggtgatcacaaaatcttcaccttcctcttcctactacttctacgtggtgcatcccctgtggcttcagcagaggtagtggcaggttgctcaggtccccgctctgactgctgagatgctctcagcctacGGCCTCTGGGCTTTTGAGgccgtgagggccctgccaaagactgctccacctgcacctatacagggacagactcggccatctggagaggaggcagcattgcgggtaccggttgagggggttggggggggggaacaccgggtgagacgtgggagcacttcactcccacttccatgttcccttttgccatcattcATCGccagggccagggccacatctctCCTACCAggttgctggacaacagcttggaggacatctgtgatgccttgtaaggtcactgctaaagtatctgcctgcctgtttaaggcgttAGAATATTAGTCACAATGAGTCtgcacagccgttgtcagggtctGAACGGACTCATCTGTGGTTCAGCATCcgtgtccagttgagcagagcttggagaggagtgctcctaccgactggactctccacagctgcccctgccaccattgtctcctcgtgctcacttgtgagtggtgaatgacCAGGTGGCAACCCAACTAACTGCCTAATAGGACCAAtcgagatgtgagtatctgcgatGGTGCATGGCTCAatatgatgtgacggtgtgccctcagaggcatggagcttctctgaggaatcgccctcgtccgCATTGTGTGGTCCTTCAGCAAtctttgaaggccctggaagagaacataaagcaatattaagaatgaTCACATTTGTGATGTTGGGATGAGCaccctgaggtgtgcaacaggtcaatcattggtaATATCAATTCATGTTATGTGCGAGGTTtgaggggtgccagtctcagcatctccgacagccagGCATTCCAGCGTCCGGCTGAGCTCAaagacctcctcctccacctccgttgggccactatttgtggtgggctcCTTCCAGTCCGATTCCTCTCCCTTACATTTTGCGCTTTCTTCTCCTACAGGAGGAGAAAATACAGACGTgtaagtgagtgagggtgacggggtcacctgatggatgcattgttctgggtcaggctgacaacgaaacagatgcatcagggggtgaccccgtcaccctcactcacttacACATCTGTATtgcattcatcacattgcatgaggtttggggtgagtgggagtggtgggtgcacaaatggggaggtgaggaagtgcacagaaagtgaaggcaacttgacactgagccttaagtgggtgtaaggagtgatatgatggagtcggctttgcagggcagtgtgagggtgggtgggtataatgtgcaccacagaatgcaggtgaatcaatgactgtactcacttttcctgacctggttagatcattgaagtgctccctgcactgcatctaaGTCCTTGAGACCCGTCCTCCTGCTGgttacctcctctgccacctcgagccaggccttcttgctcTTGTCATCCGGGTACaatgtttccctcctgctcctcacaccggctaACAGCAACTCCAGCAAAGAGTCGCTGAACCGGGGTGCTAGCCTcatcctctgctgctccatttttgttgatttctcctttctccctcaaaacccgtggttgcaatggccctttaaataatccaggtcccagtacatcattcGGGTGTGTagtatgcccgctgcgcagcttggagatgagAAACCCaaaagtcacattaagggccttcaattgagttgcaatcgctcGAGAAAACGCACAAAAtttttttccaggtttcccactcgCACATTGACCCCCCCCCGCTGAGATCCTGCCGgtcggttaaaatttaccccatggtgtcactgtgtgtgtagtGCTTCTTATTAGTTGTAATGCAATACCTTCCAGTCTCTGAAAAAATGACGTTGATCCTTTTCAAGTTCAGTAGTATAATTAGGGGATTCTGTATCCAGGGTGAAACCACAAACTCGCAGTGCACTTTTTAAAACATCACACCTGCACAACCAGGATCCACTTTTCCTGGAACATGAAGTGTTTGGTGCAATCCAGAACCCTTcttttccccattactgataTCTTTGATCTTTGGATAATTTACAAATTCCTTACGTATATCATCCTCCAACAAGCTCATCAATTCCACTTTAAATACTTTCATCGGTTTTACATCAGCAGATAGCAATGGTATTGCCACTACCACAGGAATTAATCGTGAAATAATGTCGCTCATCTTGCAAAGCTTCTTGGCATAATACACCAATCCAAGTCTTCGCATCTCACACCAATCCATAGTCTCATCTGATTTTCAGATTTTTATTTGTTTATCTAATATAAAATTTGGGATCCAATTGTTTCCTAATACCATTTAATCCCTTTTTGAATCGGAACATTGTAAAAACCCTCCATACAGAATCGCCTTTGAGATCAGTTGTTCCTTAGTCCTTGATATTCTGAATAATTGCCAATATCTCTCGCCTGTCTCTCTGCCAGTCCTTTTATTAAAACCAGAGACCCTCCTTGTTCTGATATGACATCCCCCGTCTGTCTGCTCATTTCTTTAAGTAATCCCTCTAATTGCTTATGCATTGTTTTTTCATATTCCCGTTGTCTCTATGTGAGTTCACCTAAATCTCTTCCCGATTGCGCATAGTAAAGCTGTGTACCATTGCTCTTAATGTGATAAAAATCTGTACATTCAATTACATAAGTCAGAAGAAAAAAGATACAGAAGGAAAAAAATTAACAGAGCAGAAATAATCTCTAACTGCAAATTATAACAAACTTCTTGTGTTTGTGTTACCACAAGTTCATTCACCCATCTTTTCCTGCGCCTCCCATTTTGAAGTTTTAATTATATTAGTCTCAATTTTAGATCACGTCTGCACTCAGGCATGCGTGCAGGGAACCTCCACATCAGCCGAGGTATTGGTTCCCCTGCTTGACACAACAATCTAAATTGGGCACCTTATATGATGCAGTTTTCCAGTCATACACCGTTAACTTAGGCGAGTTTACCCTTCGCTTATACACTTCTTCCTCCAAATATCTATAGTCCCTTTAACATATCTGGGACTTCACCTTGCAACAAAATCTCAGTGTTTGATCAATAAACTAAAGCGTGTATGCTCCGTGTGCCATACAAATGGTTGCTCATGCTATTCCCTTTGCTCACTCATTTCCCTTGTATATCATCTCATTTAATTTACCCTGCATCTGAATGAAAAAGTTCACAATATTGTGCACGTTATAGATGGTATATTGTTCTTCCTATGCTAGCTCATTAATTGCGTTTAGGATTGGTGCTTCGACCAGTTTGGCCCGCGTATGTTCATAATAATGCACATGCTTCTTTATAGTCTCAACATTTACCCTATTCCAAATTGATATTCCTGTTCCGAATACCCCATTATCGCACCTACCCATCCCACGGCATCTGACTGTAATTGTCTTGTCCTGCAGATACCCTCCTCTGGTCTAGTTTCTACCCCCGTTatgttatctatcactctctacctctcGTTCCCATTTTATCTGTATGTCTCTTGTGGGCATTTACCATAGTACTGTAAATTGGACATTATTCACTTATAGCACATTTTACAGTTTCTAAGTCCCTATCATATTATACTCCCCAATAATAAATGTAATTAGTATCACAGTGTCCATTTCActtcatctgtggagaaagcacaAGGAATTATTTCTTCCACCTCTAGTTTCTTTGGGGATTtggagtgtacactctgtacTTTGCTAACGACTAACTTCCCCCGTTGGAGGGCTGTAGACCCACAGGGTCAAAGTCGTCCCAAATGTGGAACTAACTCTGTGTAAGGCAAAatgattttaaaacttctttgcaGTACCGTCTCAAAAGAAGGCGGAGCCAGCTTCATCACAGCAGCTCCAGACTCAGGCAGATTTCAATTACATTTAAAGAAACTTTGctgaattgaaaagaaaacaatcGATTTAGATCTCAAATCTCACAGACCTAAAATAGGACATGGTCCCGTAACTGTATAATAATTCTCCAAACTCTTTTGACTTCTTCTTGTACATTTAGCAGTGTAGCTATGCTTAGAAAACACACTGATTTGAAATGCTTATATTAAATGATCGGGACGACAAAGGGTGAACGTTGCTTCTCTTTTGTGAAAAAAGAGGAAATGGAGCCAGCTGCAGCCTGCACGCTGCAGAGTGCAATACACTGAAAGAGACAGTCCaccaaaactaaagaaaaatccaGTAGcttgtaacagtgggagagatggAATCTTCTCTTTACACTTTTTCCCCCTGTTTTAAATCATTTATCCTTTATCTCTGAACACCATTTTCAATCTCCAGTGTTTCCTACTTAATTCAATTTTGTACcgatttaaaatctcatgtgggAAAGAACATTGTTTAGGCTTGTATTGGCTCTCCTGTTTAgaagttttctccttctcctctgaTGCTGGAAGGATGGGGCATAGTGAATGGAAAGGGGGTACCGGCGAGTTCTAGTCTCTTTTTTGATTCACTTTCTAGAACTTCTACGACTGCCTCGCTCTCCCTTCTGGTCTTTTACTCTGTAACACGTTTTGGGTTTGCTTAAATGATTCTTTGACTTCTACGACTTCCATTTCGCAGTCCTCATCTAAGCCTTCACATTCTACTTTATTCTCATCATTGGCTCATGTCATTGTGTTGTCTGGGGAGCGATAGTTCACAGCCTCCTCTGACAACCCTTCCCCATCTACCTCGTCTCCGCTTGGGTCATTGTACATATGctatctctcttaactctcaactgTTCTTGGAGCCGTTGTATCTGTTTCTGTTGTTGAGTAGTCAGGAGAGTTATTAATTGATATTTTTTTTGTTCCacccctcccagtttttggtcCGATGTCACTCATTGTTTCTCTGCTGGGGACGTTACATTACTCCAGCAGTCTATGGCGTAATGACTCATTTTATGACATCGGAAACACCTGTTGTTACGCCTATCATTTACCATATTCCTCCCACTATTACCCCAACCTATCAGCCCCTCTACAGCCAATATTGTTTTTTTCTGTGGCACTTTGGGCATATGGTCTTTTAGGGTTCTCCAGGCCTGAATTGCTGCCTCCAAGAGATTCATCCACTGGGTCGTTTTATTGACACTTACGCCAAGGGCGGTTTTCACCAGTGGGTGTAACTGAGACAGGAATACCTGTTTAAACACCTTAGAGTAGCTGGTTGAAGCCGCTACCCTTCTGGGTTGAGTCAGGTCAAACAGGTCCCATAACCCATTTCCAAAGGCTCCCTGATGTCCCTGAGTGGTTTGTCTGCATTGACTAATGACATTAATTTGATCCATACCCAACATGTGCATAATGTCGATTTTAACCCCCTGCAAGGTGGTGGCAGGGACGTGGATATTGGGGTTAAGGGAGACCTTAATTGTTTGTTGGCAGGCAGTCCATATTACTCTTTTTTGGTCTATTTCGGACAATTCCTGGTGGGCCTTATTAAAAGAGCTAATTCGGCGAGACACCTCTATTGGATTGTCCCCCTCCTTAATGGATCCTAGCTCCAGAGACAGAGGCTCTGTCTTGGGAGAGGAAATTGATTTTTCCTCCTGAACTGTACTAGTCACGTTACCCTGCACATTACGCCTGGGGGTAGTGGTAATCACATTCACAGGTATGGGTGACCCTCCGTATTCAGGACTGACATAGTCCTGACCTTGGTGATCCTCATTCCCCATTTCTCCTGCCAGACCATTCCAATCTACCTCACTTTCCCAGTCTGGATTTCAATTTGTATCTTCTGTTCCTCCCATGACTCCTCGTGTTACAGCAGCCACCAAAGCCCCTTATCGGCCCAATTTGCCCTATAACTCCTGAATCATTAAATTAAACCCTGTGTGGTCTACTGAATTCATAGGTCGACACATAATCTCCCTTAAAGCCCTCTACAGTCGACGAGTTCCGACTCTAGTCTCCCATTTTTCTCTGTCCAGTTGCAGTTTTAGCCATGAACTGCTGACTCTCCAGCATAGTCAAAACATCAATCAGACTTTCAACATCTCATTTTCATCTGCCTGTCTCTTAATTTCCCTATCTCTTTCATCTGTCTCTTAATTTCCCTATCTTTTTTGTCTGACTGTCTCTTAGTTTCCTCTAACTGATTCCTATTTTCCTCTTTTAATTGTTTAATACGTTCCTCACTCTTAAGTGCACACAAGTTTGCTGCCCACATAAGGGCCCTTTTACCAACTCTCTGCTTCATCTTTTTATTTTGAATTTGATCCTCGGCCCATTCTATGGTGTCTCATaggcctcatccttctccactatTTTGGAGATTAATTCTACAGGTTCCTCGGACCCCTTTAGTTCCTTTCTCAGTTTCTTTTCTAACATTTCGTGGAAATTAGCCACAATCACTCATACTAAACAAAACCTCACTTCTGAAATTTTAACAATTCACGCCTTTTGTGATCAAATTAAATCTGTcgaattttaaatgtattttcctTTGGGTATTTGATATTATGTCAACACGAAACATTGATTAGTCACCTCCTGACTGGCTTGCCAATTTGTAACAGATTCAGATATGACACcaaatggtaatcaatgtctcatttattaatagttaAATTAAACATGTAAAAGTATAAAATattagacaacaaagatcaaaacaatattaccccattTGATCTCCGGGCAACAGTCGTAATTAAGTTTGCAATGCGGTCGTTCCAAGTTTTCTGACAGTGAGGTAGACTTCCAATTGTCAGGTGATCTTCTGACAGCTGGGAGGTATTCACTGATCC
Coding sequences:
- the LOC137326965 gene encoding swi5-dependent recombination DNA repair protein 1 homolog — protein: MESVNFSTPCGSSSVDRLGSDVQTPAHNDTTAKTPMSATLQERLKKSRRSFDSPFIVPKRLKIDCQGEGDGSTDPPADCNSQFAGEAHSAQAGVNRRTESHCNKMPDDRPEVDAEGKGDGPSRTAIRNVRAPAKSPRLYPLTVSPEQQQLLVEKEQLQREVRAKEKVLRRLKMVQMYRAKNNLVELGSLIEKWRKSSQSLLYELQVALSTDCKPTLTQLIDTLAVEDRLLHYNRVEEDFTDA